From Deinococcus sp. Marseille-Q6407, one genomic window encodes:
- a CDS encoding acyl-CoA dehydrogenase C-terminal domain-containing protein: MPQYKAPLRDFRFVINELLDAPAQLAQMPFYKDNETADPDLMNQVLEEAARFVEGELAPLNQTGDQQGCQRSDNGDVKTPDGFKAAYQKYVQAGWPALDSDPQWGGQGMPHTVANAMLEMMNSANVAWAMYPGLTHGAVSALSEVGSPELQQMYLPKLVSGEWTGTMCLTEPHAGTDLGIIRTRAQDNGDGSYAITGTKIFISAGEHDFTDNIIHLVLARLEGSPEGTKGISLFLVPKFIPNADGTPGERNGVVCGSLEHKMGIHGNATAVLNFDGAKGWLVGEINRGMNHMFIMMNAARLGTGMQGLGLGEVSYQNALAYAKDRIQMRAEPRVTPEQPADPIIVHPDVRRMLMTGKAYTEAGRALALWLALSLDTEAHHTDEAKRKEAADTVALLTPIAKAFMTDNGFNVAVQSQQVFGGHGYIQEWGMEQFVRDARIGQIYEGTNGIQALDLLGRKVLMDGGKKLQALAGTLQAFADEHEDDEVVGEYITQLGKAANQLATLTMLVGQKAMEGGPKGGDVVNAVAVDYLRYFGHVVYGYLWARMAKIAADKVAAGQDQDGFYQAKLDTARFYFDRLFPETKSLSQTIKAGSDSLDFDLKGMFGFEPEHA, translated from the coding sequence ATGCCCCAGTACAAAGCTCCCCTGCGCGATTTCCGCTTCGTGATCAACGAACTGCTGGACGCTCCTGCCCAGCTGGCCCAGATGCCCTTTTACAAGGACAACGAAACCGCCGACCCCGACCTGATGAACCAGGTGCTGGAAGAAGCCGCCCGCTTCGTGGAAGGCGAACTGGCTCCCCTGAACCAGACCGGCGACCAGCAGGGCTGCCAGCGCAGCGACAACGGCGACGTGAAGACCCCCGACGGCTTCAAGGCGGCCTACCAGAAGTACGTACAGGCCGGCTGGCCCGCGCTGGACTCCGACCCCCAGTGGGGCGGCCAGGGCATGCCGCACACCGTGGCCAACGCCATGCTGGAAATGATGAACAGCGCCAACGTGGCCTGGGCCATGTACCCCGGCCTGACCCACGGCGCCGTGAGCGCCCTGAGCGAAGTGGGCAGCCCCGAGTTGCAGCAGATGTACCTGCCCAAGCTGGTCAGCGGCGAATGGACCGGCACCATGTGCCTGACCGAACCGCACGCCGGCACCGACCTGGGGATCATCCGCACCCGGGCGCAGGACAACGGTGACGGCTCTTACGCCATCACCGGCACCAAGATCTTTATCAGCGCCGGTGAGCACGACTTCACCGACAACATCATCCACCTGGTGCTGGCCCGCCTGGAAGGCAGCCCCGAAGGCACCAAGGGCATCAGCCTGTTCCTGGTTCCCAAGTTCATCCCGAATGCCGACGGCACCCCCGGCGAGCGCAACGGCGTGGTTTGCGGCAGCCTGGAGCACAAGATGGGCATTCACGGCAACGCCACTGCGGTGCTGAACTTCGACGGCGCCAAGGGCTGGCTGGTCGGTGAAATCAACCGCGGCATGAACCACATGTTCATCATGATGAACGCCGCCCGTCTGGGCACCGGCATGCAGGGCCTGGGCCTAGGTGAAGTGTCGTACCAGAACGCTCTGGCCTACGCCAAGGACCGCATTCAGATGCGCGCCGAGCCCCGCGTGACCCCGGAGCAGCCGGCCGACCCCATTATCGTGCACCCCGACGTGCGCCGCATGCTGATGACCGGCAAGGCCTACACCGAAGCCGGCCGCGCCCTGGCGCTGTGGCTGGCCCTGAGCCTGGACACCGAAGCCCACCACACCGACGAAGCCAAGCGCAAGGAAGCCGCCGACACCGTCGCGCTGCTGACCCCCATCGCCAAGGCGTTCATGACCGACAACGGCTTTAACGTCGCCGTGCAGAGCCAGCAGGTCTTCGGCGGCCACGGCTACATCCAGGAATGGGGCATGGAGCAGTTCGTCCGTGACGCCCGCATCGGCCAGATTTACGAAGGCACCAACGGCATTCAGGCCCTAGACCTGCTGGGCCGCAAGGTGCTGATGGACGGCGGCAAGAAGCTGCAGGCCCTGGCCGGCACCCTGCAGGCCTTCGCCGACGAACACGAAGACGACGAAGTGGTGGGCGAGTACATCACCCAGTTGGGCAAGGCCGCCAATCAGCTGGCCACCCTGACCATGCTGGTTGGCCAGAAGGCCATGGAAGGCGGCCCCAAGGGCGGCGACGTGGTGAACGCCGTGGCCGTGGACTACCTGCGCTACTTCGGCCACGTGGTGTACGGCTACCTGTGGGCCCGCATGGCCAAGATTGCCGCCGACAAGGTGGCGGCCGGCCAGGATCAGGACGGCTTCTACCAGGCCAAGCTGGACACCGCGCGCTTTTACTTCGACCGTCTGTTCCCCGAAACCAAGAGCCTGTCGCAGACCATCAAGGCCGGCAGCGACAGCCTGGACTTCGACCTGAAGGGTATGTTCGGCTTCGAACCCGAGCACGCCTGA
- a CDS encoding magnesium transporter CorA family protein translates to MLTYYRSVGGRLTTIDGYTDGCWINATDPTIEELARISRETGLDIDVLSYPLDPDERSRFEREDGELLVIMQTSYRLPEDSDIPYDTVPLGILHTDHCLVTICAIENPLIRDVVSGFVRRISTSKKNRLTLQLFLRNAQRFLIDIRQINRDVEQIEDRLENSTRNEELLDLLNFEKSMVYFITGLRANEAMMERAKRDRIFQTYEDDAELLDDVLIENLQAIEMATITSNILGSMMGAFGSVISNNVNQVMKTLTVVSAIFLPLTFMAGIWGMNFEYMPELHQRWGYGAALGSMALVALGMFWFFRRRGWW, encoded by the coding sequence GTGCTGACCTACTATCGCTCGGTCGGCGGCCGGCTGACCACCATCGACGGCTACACCGACGGCTGCTGGATCAACGCCACCGACCCCACCATCGAGGAACTGGCCCGCATCAGCCGCGAGACGGGGCTGGACATTGACGTATTGAGCTACCCGCTTGACCCGGACGAACGCTCGCGCTTCGAGCGGGAAGACGGTGAGTTGCTGGTCATCATGCAGACCAGCTACCGCCTGCCCGAAGACAGCGATATCCCCTACGACACGGTGCCGCTGGGCATCCTGCACACCGATCACTGCCTGGTCACCATCTGCGCAATTGAGAATCCACTGATCCGGGACGTGGTGAGCGGCTTCGTGCGGCGCATCAGCACTTCCAAGAAAAACCGGCTGACCCTGCAGCTGTTCCTGCGCAACGCCCAGCGCTTCTTGATCGATATCCGCCAGATCAACCGCGATGTGGAGCAGATTGAGGACCGGCTGGAAAACAGCACCCGCAACGAGGAACTGCTGGACCTGCTGAATTTCGAGAAAAGCATGGTGTATTTCATCACCGGCCTCAGGGCCAATGAGGCGATGATGGAGCGGGCCAAGCGCGACCGGATTTTCCAGACCTACGAGGACGACGCCGAACTGCTGGACGACGTACTGATCGAGAACCTGCAGGCCATCGAAATGGCGACCATCACTTCCAACATTCTGGGCAGCATGATGGGGGCTTTTGGCAGCGTGATCTCCAACAACGTCAACCAGGTGATGAAGACACTGACGGTGGTCTCGGCCATTTTCCTGCCGCTGACCTTTATGGCCGGCATCTGGGGCATGAACTTCGAGTACATGCCGGAGCTGCATCAGCGCTGGGGCTACGGCGCTGCGCTGGGCAGCATGGCGCTGGTAGCGCTGGGCATGTTCTGGTTCTTCCGCCGGCGGGGGTGGTGGTAG
- a CDS encoding DUF3105 domain-containing protein, translating to MSRPCLPVFLPLGLSLGLSLILSACGDPPQRHLAGVLRYEAPAGQHRSGSLAYDLTPPPYGDHNALWQNCGVYQAPLAPEYALHSLSHGAVWLTYRPRLDAAGTAQLAALAQGHKVLLSPEPGQTAPVVATAWNAQLPADSAGDPRLGQFISEFVDAASAPETGRSCTKGHAGTR from the coding sequence ATGTCCCGCCCCTGCCTTCCTGTCTTCCTGCCGCTGGGCCTTTCCCTGGGCCTTTCTCTGATTCTGAGTGCCTGCGGCGATCCCCCACAGCGGCACCTGGCCGGCGTGCTGCGCTACGAAGCGCCGGCCGGGCAGCACCGCTCCGGCTCGCTGGCCTACGACCTGACGCCGCCCCCGTACGGCGACCACAACGCCCTGTGGCAGAACTGCGGTGTCTATCAGGCCCCGCTGGCCCCCGAATACGCGCTGCACAGCCTCTCGCACGGGGCGGTGTGGCTCACCTACCGGCCGCGCCTGGACGCTGCCGGCACCGCGCAGCTGGCCGCACTGGCTCAGGGCCACAAGGTGCTGCTCAGCCCCGAGCCGGGGCAAACCGCGCCGGTCGTGGCGACCGCCTGGAATGCCCAACTACCGGCCGACTCGGCAGGTGACCCCCGCCTGGGGCAGTTCATCAGCGAATTTGTGGACGCGGCGTCGGCGCCCGAAACCGGCCGCAGCTGCACCAAAGGGCACGCCGGCACCCGCTGA
- a CDS encoding VanW family protein has product MKAFSLLFSGGLLLGATAAQAQPQAAPLVIGFQANVPAYQDGQKTTVPVTRELRIPADRAAVIRKRGIVTQSLGEDLDRWIQEQAKGSGARFEQQQGKWVLVQYDRFKLDPEAARAALLAAVKDPAMKPAQVKVISQSAPERDLNFFLSRGITGHLGTGNTNYRGSSKARMTNIHTGASRFKDRLFEGNTFSFNQFLGPITAGNGYVDGLVIAGDRTEDGLGGGICQVSTTVFRSLYRAGLPVAERHTHSYQVGYYQPQGLDAAIYQPSLDLKFKNDTGAAIWFQTDWNDATGEFNVYAFGKPRDFEVRLSQPRTIKSVPAPADRTIVSSKLAHGQRQQIDWAAPGGTLEVDRLFLRDGQVFKKETLSSTYRPWPNIFLVGK; this is encoded by the coding sequence ATGAAGGCTTTTTCTCTTTTATTCTCTGGCGGGTTGCTGCTGGGGGCCACGGCGGCCCAGGCACAGCCTCAGGCTGCTCCTTTGGTGATCGGGTTTCAGGCGAACGTTCCTGCTTACCAGGACGGCCAGAAGACCACCGTGCCGGTGACCCGTGAACTGCGGATTCCTGCCGACCGCGCTGCGGTGATTCGCAAGCGCGGCATCGTGACCCAGAGCCTGGGCGAAGACCTGGACCGCTGGATTCAGGAACAGGCCAAGGGCAGCGGCGCCCGCTTCGAGCAGCAGCAGGGCAAGTGGGTGCTGGTGCAGTACGACCGCTTCAAGCTGGACCCCGAAGCGGCCCGCGCTGCGCTGCTGGCCGCCGTCAAGGACCCGGCCATGAAGCCCGCGCAGGTCAAGGTGATATCGCAGTCGGCCCCCGAGCGCGACCTGAACTTCTTCCTCAGCCGCGGCATCACTGGGCACCTGGGCACTGGCAACACCAACTACCGTGGCAGCTCCAAGGCCCGCATGACCAACATCCACACCGGCGCCAGCCGCTTCAAGGACCGGCTGTTCGAGGGCAACACCTTCTCGTTCAACCAGTTCCTGGGCCCCATCACGGCCGGCAATGGTTACGTGGATGGCCTGGTGATTGCCGGTGACCGCACCGAGGACGGCCTGGGCGGCGGCATCTGCCAGGTCAGCACCACCGTATTCCGCAGCCTCTACCGCGCCGGCCTGCCGGTGGCTGAGAGGCACACCCACTCCTATCAGGTGGGCTACTACCAGCCGCAGGGCCTGGACGCCGCCATCTACCAGCCCAGCTTGGACCTGAAGTTCAAGAATGATACTGGCGCTGCCATCTGGTTCCAGACCGACTGGAACGACGCCACCGGCGAATTCAACGTGTACGCTTTCGGCAAGCCCCGCGACTTTGAGGTGCGCCTCAGCCAGCCGCGCACCATCAAGTCGGTGCCGGCGCCGGCCGACCGCACCATCGTCAGCTCCAAGCTGGCCCACGGTCAGCGCCAGCAGATCGACTGGGCGGCCCCGGGCGGCACCCTGGAAGTGGACCGGCTGTTCCTGCGTGACGGTCAGGTCTTCAAGAAGGAAACCCTGAGCAGCACCTACCGCCCCTGGCCCAACATTTTCCTGGTCGGCAAATAA
- a CDS encoding YpdA family putative bacillithiol disulfide reductase — protein sequence MTTEPNPDLPNPEPQGGLYDVAIVGGGPVGLAAAIACKRHGLSYVVLEKGCVVNAIFDYPTDMTFFTTAPELEIGGHPFVSPFDKPKRVDALQYYRKVTQRERLNVRQYTRVEQVHAAPAGFTLEVEAQDGTADAVEARRVIVATGYYDSPVPMNIPGEDSENVSHYYTEAHPFFGLNVTVIGAGNSAADAALDLMSAGANVTMVVRGDGIRNTVKYWVKPNLENRIKEGSVNAYFNSQVVEILPEAVRVQREDGTTFLLPTHFTFAMTGYLPDLAFLGDLEGQLALQPDRCLVLSEHHESSVPGLFVAGSAGYAGRTNQVFIENGRIHAEQAVDEIARQLLGAGGPQLLAEPAASELSEQR from the coding sequence ATGACAACCGAACCGAACCCCGACCTTCCCAACCCGGAACCGCAAGGTGGCCTCTACGACGTCGCCATCGTGGGCGGCGGCCCGGTAGGCCTGGCAGCAGCCATCGCCTGCAAGCGCCACGGCCTGAGCTACGTGGTGCTGGAAAAAGGCTGCGTGGTCAACGCCATTTTCGATTACCCCACCGACATGACTTTCTTTACCACCGCGCCGGAGCTGGAAATTGGCGGGCACCCCTTTGTCAGCCCCTTCGACAAGCCCAAGCGGGTGGACGCCCTGCAGTACTACCGCAAGGTGACGCAGCGCGAGCGGCTGAACGTGCGCCAGTACACCCGGGTGGAGCAGGTGCACGCTGCCCCGGCCGGCTTCACGCTGGAAGTCGAAGCGCAGGACGGCACGGCGGACGCGGTGGAAGCCCGCCGGGTGATTGTGGCGACCGGCTACTACGATAGCCCGGTGCCGATGAATATTCCCGGTGAGGACAGCGAGAATGTCAGCCACTACTACACCGAGGCGCACCCCTTTTTCGGGCTGAACGTGACGGTGATCGGGGCCGGCAACTCGGCCGCCGACGCGGCGCTGGACCTGATGAGCGCCGGCGCCAACGTGACGATGGTGGTGCGCGGCGACGGCATCCGCAACACCGTCAAGTACTGGGTCAAGCCCAATCTGGAAAACCGCATCAAGGAAGGTAGCGTGAATGCCTACTTCAACTCGCAGGTGGTGGAAATCCTCCCCGAAGCGGTGCGGGTGCAGCGCGAGGACGGCACCACTTTCCTGTTGCCCACCCACTTCACCTTTGCCATGACCGGCTACCTGCCTGACCTGGCTTTCCTCGGCGACCTGGAAGGCCAGCTGGCGTTGCAGCCAGACCGCTGCTTGGTGCTGAGCGAGCACCACGAAAGCAGCGTGCCGGGCCTCTTTGTGGCCGGCAGCGCCGGGTACGCGGGCCGCACCAACCAGGTCTTTATCGAAAACGGCCGCATTCACGCCGAGCAGGCGGTGGACGAAATCGCCCGGCAGTTGCTGGGCGCCGGCGGCCCGCAGCTGCTGGCTGAACCGGCCGCGTCCGAACTGTCCGAACAGCGCTAA
- a CDS encoding phytoene desaturase family protein, with protein sequence MPDYDLIVMGAGHNALITAAYAARAGLKVGVFEKRGMVGGAVSTEELIPGYRFDYGGSAHILIRLTPVVRELELSRFGLHYLELDPLFHCYDGDEFGAGPWYVYRDAERTAAELDRLFPGQGEAYRRFLHDWTPMAEAVAELFMSAPGPLELGKMAMKSTSKGGDPAHNLARILRPYGEVAREYFSEERVSSPLSWMAAQSGPPPTDPLSAPFLLWHPLYHKSGVARPKGGSGGLTKALARAIEAYDGEIHLNAAVEEVLVERGRAAGVRLAGGDTYTARAVVSGAHVNWTAGALPDEYVPQAARDVRVGNGFGLVLRLALDGQVDYRHGQNGPGRTGLGLLVQNERQILRGYGEYLAGEPTTEPPIVAMSFSAVDDSLAPPGSDVLWLWAQYYPFELAQGSWAARTAEAREYVLNAFERYAPGTREKIVGELVQTPQWLNDNLFLPRGNVMHLEMTMDQMFSLRPWLGAGMYRWPGLKNMYLTGASTHPGGGIMGASGRNTARVIVGDLTRRGWR encoded by the coding sequence ATGCCGGACTATGACCTGATCGTGATGGGGGCGGGGCACAACGCCCTGATTACCGCCGCTTACGCTGCCCGCGCCGGGCTCAAGGTGGGGGTGTTCGAAAAACGCGGCATGGTGGGCGGGGCTGTCAGCACCGAGGAACTCATACCCGGCTACCGCTTCGACTATGGCGGCAGCGCCCACATCCTGATTCGGCTGACCCCGGTGGTCCGTGAGCTGGAACTGAGCCGTTTCGGGCTGCACTACCTAGAGCTGGATCCCTTGTTTCACTGCTACGACGGCGACGAGTTCGGCGCCGGGCCGTGGTACGTGTACCGCGACGCCGAACGCACCGCTGCCGAGCTGGACCGCCTGTTCCCCGGGCAGGGCGAAGCCTACCGCCGCTTTCTGCACGACTGGACCCCGATGGCCGAGGCGGTCGCGGAGCTGTTCATGTCGGCGCCTGGGCCGCTGGAGCTGGGCAAAATGGCGATGAAGTCCACCAGCAAGGGCGGCGACCCCGCCCACAACCTGGCACGGATTCTGCGGCCCTACGGCGAGGTGGCGCGCGAGTATTTCAGCGAGGAACGGGTGAGCAGTCCCCTCAGCTGGATGGCGGCCCAGAGCGGTCCCCCACCCACCGACCCCCTCAGCGCGCCCTTTTTGCTGTGGCACCCGCTGTATCACAAAAGCGGCGTGGCACGGCCCAAAGGCGGCAGCGGCGGCCTGACCAAAGCGCTGGCGCGGGCCATCGAGGCCTATGACGGCGAAATTCACCTGAACGCGGCCGTGGAAGAGGTTCTGGTGGAGCGGGGGCGCGCGGCTGGCGTGCGGCTGGCCGGAGGCGACACCTACACCGCCCGCGCCGTGGTATCAGGCGCGCACGTGAACTGGACCGCCGGCGCCCTGCCGGACGAGTACGTGCCGCAGGCCGCGCGCGACGTCCGGGTGGGCAATGGCTTTGGGCTGGTGCTGCGGCTGGCGTTGGACGGGCAGGTGGACTACCGCCATGGTCAGAACGGGCCGGGGCGCACCGGCCTGGGCCTGCTGGTGCAGAACGAACGCCAGATTCTGCGCGGCTACGGCGAGTATCTGGCCGGCGAACCCACCACCGAGCCGCCCATCGTCGCCATGAGTTTCAGCGCGGTGGACGATTCGCTGGCCCCGCCCGGGTCGGACGTGCTGTGGCTGTGGGCGCAGTATTACCCCTTCGAGCTGGCGCAGGGCAGCTGGGCTGCGCGCACCGCCGAGGCCCGCGAATATGTGCTGAACGCTTTTGAGCGCTACGCCCCCGGCACCCGCGAGAAAATCGTGGGCGAGCTGGTGCAGACCCCGCAGTGGCTGAACGACAACCTGTTCCTGCCGCGCGGCAACGTGATGCACCTGGAAATGACCATGGACCAGATGTTCTCGCTGCGGCCCTGGCTGGGCGCGGGCATGTACCGCTGGCCGGGCCTGAAGAACATGTACCTGACCGGCGCCAGCACCCACCCCGGCGGCGGCATCATGGGCGCCTCGGGGCGCAATACGGCGCGGGTGATTGTGGGCGACCTGACCCGGCGGGGCTGGCGGTGA